The proteins below come from a single Balaenoptera musculus isolate JJ_BM4_2016_0621 chromosome 1, mBalMus1.pri.v3, whole genome shotgun sequence genomic window:
- the CDC42 gene encoding cell division control protein 42 homolog isoform X1 — MQTIKCVVVGDGAVGKTCLLISYTTNKFPSEYVPTVFDNYAVTVMIGGEPYTLGLFDTAGQEDYDRLRPLSYPQTDVFLVCFSVVSPSSFENVKEKWVPEITHHCPKTPFLLVGTQIDLRDDPSTIEKLAKNKQKPITPETAEKLARDLKAVKYVECSALTQKGLKNVFDEAILAALEPPEPKKSRRCVLL, encoded by the exons ATGCAGACAATTAAGTGTGTTGTTGTGGGCGATGGTGCCGTTGGTAAAACATGTCTCCTGATATCCTACACAACAAACAAATTTCCATCTGAGTATGTACCGACT gtTTTTGACAACTATGCAGTCACAGTTATGATTGGTGGAGAGCCTTATACTCTTGGACTTTTTGATACTGCAG ggcAAGAGGATTATGACAGATTACGACCGCTGAGTTATCCACAAACAGATGTATTTCTAGTCTGTTTTTCAGTGGTCTCTCCATCCTCATtcgaaaatgtgaaagaaaag TGGGTGCCTGAGATAACTCACCACTGTCCAAAGACTCCTTTCTTGCTTGTTGGGACCCAGATTGATCTCAGAGATGACCCCTCTACTATTGAGAAGCTTGCCAAGAATAAACAGAAGCCGATCACCCCAGAGACTGCGGAAAAACTGGCCCGCGACCTGAAGGCTGTCAAGTACGTGGAGTGTTCTGCACTTACACAG AAAGGCCTAAAGAATGTATTTGACGAAGCAATATTGGctgccctggagcctccagaaccGAAGAAGAGCCGCAGGtgtgtgctgctatga
- the CDC42 gene encoding cell division control protein 42 homolog isoform X2, translating to MQTIKCVVVGDGAVGKTCLLISYTTNKFPSEYVPTVFDNYAVTVMIGGEPYTLGLFDTAGQEDYDRLRPLSYPQTDVFLVCFSVVSPSSFENVKEKWVPEITHHCPKTPFLLVGTQIDLRDDPSTIEKLAKNKQKPITPETAEKLARDLKAVKYVECSALTQRGLKNVFDEAILAALEPPETQPKRKCCIF from the exons ATGCAGACAATTAAGTGTGTTGTTGTGGGCGATGGTGCCGTTGGTAAAACATGTCTCCTGATATCCTACACAACAAACAAATTTCCATCTGAGTATGTACCGACT gtTTTTGACAACTATGCAGTCACAGTTATGATTGGTGGAGAGCCTTATACTCTTGGACTTTTTGATACTGCAG ggcAAGAGGATTATGACAGATTACGACCGCTGAGTTATCCACAAACAGATGTATTTCTAGTCTGTTTTTCAGTGGTCTCTCCATCCTCATtcgaaaatgtgaaagaaaag TGGGTGCCTGAGATAACTCACCACTGTCCAAAGACTCCTTTCTTGCTTGTTGGGACCCAGATTGATCTCAGAGATGACCCCTCTACTATTGAGAAGCTTGCCAAGAATAAACAGAAGCCGATCACCCCAGAGACTGCGGAAAAACTGGCCCGCGACCTGAAGGCTGTCAAGTACGTGGAGTGTTCTGCACTTACACAG AGAGGTCTGAAGAATGTGTTTGATGAGGCTATCCTAGCTGCCCTCGAGCCTCCGGAAACTCAGCCCAAAAGGAAGTGCTGTATATTCTAA